A region of Ignatzschineria larvae DSM 13226 DNA encodes the following proteins:
- a CDS encoding glutathione S-transferase family protein, with amino-acid sequence MSYQVVGYPFCPYVQRVLITLNEKAVDFESIWLDPHAELPEWFKEWSPLGKVPVMKVTTGEVLFESMAIVEYIEELNKVPSIYAKLPAKRALQRAWAGVAGELYGPQHLCMRATNRDEVNAQMTLMRDKLAILEARCGRTYFSGESMTAVDVVLAPFFIRQDVLLSLGAEDLLADFPKLQALSNKLLTHHAILQITAGDWTAQFIALQKANGGILFQDA; translated from the coding sequence ATGAGTTACCAAGTTGTGGGGTATCCCTTTTGTCCTTATGTGCAAAGAGTTTTAATTACTTTAAATGAGAAAGCGGTTGATTTTGAATCCATCTGGCTAGATCCTCATGCAGAGCTCCCGGAATGGTTTAAAGAGTGGTCACCTCTTGGAAAAGTACCGGTGATGAAAGTCACAACAGGGGAAGTACTTTTTGAGTCTATGGCGATTGTTGAATATATTGAGGAACTCAATAAGGTACCTTCTATCTATGCTAAATTACCTGCTAAGAGAGCATTGCAACGAGCATGGGCAGGGGTTGCCGGAGAGCTTTATGGGCCGCAGCATCTTTGCATGCGAGCAACTAACAGGGATGAAGTTAATGCTCAGATGACGTTGATGCGGGATAAATTAGCGATTCTTGAAGCGCGTTGTGGCCGTACCTACTTCAGTGGTGAAAGTATGACGGCGGTAGATGTTGTTTTAGCACCATTTTTTATTCGTCAAGATGTGCTTCTCTCATTAGGTGCTGAAGATTTATTGGCGGATTTCCCAAAATTACAGGCGCTTAGCAATAAATTGTTAACGCATCATGCGATTTTACAAATCACAGCGGGTGATTGGACAGCACAATTTATCGCACTACAAAAAGCAAATGGTGGTATCTTATTTCAGGATGCATAG
- a CDS encoding YgfZ/GcvT domain-containing protein has product MSISLSRLRVEGQDAATFLQGQITADIHHLNFLLPCQNHERTTGLAALCNRQGRVITLFWIIKTDSGFNLLLPSALAEKVAQYLKIFIFRAKVTLTIEDVTEADLITLPSELIIPWITESNSEAYVPQMLSLDILGAISFKKGCYTGQEIVARMQYLGKHKRRLALIEVSSQDALTINGKLIAASGIDAGDIVYFDRDKALVVLRLSEQNKPLTLADHPEISVSLRHIWHEANETDTLDHQEDDHEENDEN; this is encoded by the coding sequence ATGTCAATTTCCCTAAGCCGATTACGCGTTGAGGGCCAAGATGCGGCCACGTTTTTACAAGGGCAAATTACAGCAGATATTCACCATCTTAACTTTCTTTTGCCTTGCCAAAACCATGAGAGAACTACCGGGCTTGCGGCGCTCTGTAATCGCCAAGGTCGCGTGATTACCCTCTTTTGGATTATCAAAACAGACAGTGGTTTTAATCTTCTTCTCCCATCGGCTCTTGCGGAAAAAGTCGCACAATATCTCAAAATTTTTATCTTTAGAGCAAAAGTGACTCTAACTATTGAAGATGTAACAGAAGCAGATCTTATAACACTGCCCTCTGAACTCATTATTCCTTGGATTACAGAAAGCAACAGCGAAGCTTATGTGCCACAAATGTTAAGCCTTGATATTCTTGGTGCTATTAGCTTTAAAAAAGGGTGTTATACCGGACAAGAGATTGTGGCACGGATGCAATATCTCGGAAAACACAAGCGTAGACTCGCACTCATTGAAGTTTCATCACAAGATGCCCTCACAATCAACGGAAAACTGATCGCTGCATCAGGGATAGATGCCGGGGATATTGTCTATTTTGATAGAGATAAGGCACTTGTTGTTCTTAGACTTTCTGAACAGAATAAACCACTCACTTTAGCTGATCATCCCGAGATTTCGGTATCATTACGTCATATCTGGCATGAGGCGAATGAAACAGATACTCTTGATCATCAAGAAGATGACCATGAAGAGAATGATGAAAATTAG
- a CDS encoding outer membrane protein, with amino-acid sequence MKIRALLAATLLLGAVSNAETDITKGFYVGADIIAAKKKAKDMHNSPQLQDSTFTVHKNSKSFVTGSLGVGYQFNDLFRLGFEYVLPKKNEFTSSQGLDMNYHKVKGQRIMLNGYLTYPVNDLFSIYGTAGVGYARLKSSGYQNSEAYSFNTSSNGNFAWSLGAGVSFKPIDNTHIDLGFRYVDMGKADTGVSRFGTQNQKMKAKISSTEFTLGVRYMLGELYTEDDSNYQENIYADHVTPELRDSFERANQGREGRVSFKEHRQMMGDEYQELK; translated from the coding sequence ATGAAAATCCGAGCCTTACTAGCTGCTACATTACTATTAGGGGCAGTTTCAAATGCAGAAACTGATATCACCAAGGGATTTTATGTAGGTGCTGATATCATTGCGGCCAAAAAGAAAGCAAAAGATATGCATAATTCTCCTCAACTCCAAGACAGTACATTTACAGTTCATAAGAATAGTAAAAGCTTTGTAACGGGTTCTTTAGGTGTTGGTTATCAGTTTAATGACTTATTCCGATTGGGTTTTGAGTATGTGCTGCCTAAGAAAAATGAGTTTACCTCTTCCCAAGGTTTAGATATGAACTATCATAAGGTTAAGGGACAACGGATCATGCTTAATGGTTATCTTACGTATCCTGTTAATGATCTGTTTTCTATTTATGGTACGGCCGGTGTGGGTTATGCACGATTAAAATCTTCGGGTTATCAAAATAGTGAAGCTTATAGTTTCAATACTAGTAGTAATGGTAATTTCGCTTGGTCGCTTGGCGCTGGAGTCTCTTTTAAACCCATTGATAATACGCATATCGATTTAGGGTTCCGATATGTTGATATGGGGAAAGCTGATACTGGAGTGAGTCGATTTGGGACACAAAACCAAAAAATGAAAGCGAAAATCTCTTCTACAGAGTTTACTTTAGGTGTTCGTTATATGTTGGGGGAGTTATATACTGAGGATGATTCTAATTATCAAGAAAATATTTATGCTGATCATGTAACACCAGAATTGAGAGATAGTTTTGAGCGTGCTAATCAAGGACGTGAAGGTCGTGTGAGCTTTAAAGAACATCGTCAAATGATGGGCGATGAATATCAAGAATTAAAATAA
- a CDS encoding dipeptidase produces the protein MTQTIKPESYDTTTNSEPLIFPIIDLHCDALMKLSDGKGKLSFTDGESLDINFKKLKIGNVKLQAFAIFVYPSMPSNNQFQEVLDQIHYFYTEVLAKHPEMKLIRKWSELSELKEGEIGAILTLEGVDPIGNDLHKLTILYQLGVRSIGLTWNSGNLAADGVAEARGAGLSRFGKQIVEWCNHHQVFVDVSHLHPSGFWDVMELAQYPIASHSNSKVICDHRRNLDDAQIKAMIERDAMIHIVFCPAFVKEGGKATIKDLIRHIDHIVALGGQKNIGLGSDFDGIESKVEQLEDASMYHNLITSLQTHYSNEEIADFTHRNFEYFCQKRLSTLSAKIKPFQ, from the coding sequence ATGACACAGACTATAAAACCTGAATCATACGACACAACCACGAATTCTGAACCCTTAATTTTCCCCATTATTGATCTTCATTGTGATGCGTTAATGAAGCTCTCTGATGGTAAGGGGAAGCTCTCCTTTACCGATGGAGAATCCCTCGATATTAATTTTAAGAAATTGAAAATAGGCAATGTAAAGCTTCAAGCCTTTGCCATCTTCGTCTATCCATCAATGCCGTCAAATAATCAATTTCAAGAAGTATTAGATCAAATTCATTATTTCTATACAGAAGTGTTGGCTAAACATCCTGAAATGAAACTCATCCGAAAATGGTCTGAGTTAAGCGAATTAAAAGAAGGTGAGATTGGCGCAATTTTAACACTTGAAGGTGTTGATCCCATTGGTAATGATCTCCACAAATTGACCATCCTCTATCAATTAGGGGTTCGTTCTATTGGGCTGACTTGGAATAGTGGTAATCTCGCTGCCGATGGCGTTGCTGAGGCTCGAGGTGCAGGCTTAAGTCGCTTTGGAAAACAGATCGTTGAATGGTGTAATCATCATCAAGTATTTGTCGATGTCTCCCACCTACACCCATCAGGATTTTGGGATGTCATGGAGTTAGCCCAATATCCTATTGCAAGCCACTCCAATAGTAAGGTCATTTGTGATCACCGCCGCAATTTAGATGATGCACAAATTAAGGCGATGATTGAGCGGGATGCCATGATTCATATTGTCTTCTGTCCTGCCTTTGTTAAAGAAGGTGGAAAAGCAACTATTAAAGATCTTATTAGGCATATTGATCATATTGTTGCATTAGGAGGGCAAAAAAATATTGGATTAGGCTCCGACTTTGATGGCATTGAATCAAAAGTTGAGCAACTAGAAGATGCCTCTATGTATCACAATCTCATTACATCACTACAGACTCATTATAGTAATGAAGAAATTGCTGATTTTACGCATCGGAATTTTGAATATTTTTGCCAAAAAAGGTTAAGCACACTAAGCGCAAAAATAAAGCCTTTTCAATAA
- the cyoE gene encoding heme o synthase — protein MAKPIMQSYLKLIKHGIILGNLVPVIAGFCLGLSLTHTSDVILLLWTLLGLSLVIASATIINNIIDQDIDQKMTRTQNRPLINGDIKLSQAIILAILSGLCGFMILYYKVNLIAGNLALIGFIDYVLLYSLIFKRHSSYSILIGSISGAIPPLVGYVAVSEQLDLTMLYLFIIFSSWQVIHSYAIALYRREDYQKANIPMPPLFMTRNRIQQQMLGYTFIMFVAVLLLIFTTFYFIIPQMGAIIIMVYWLGSIIAPIRRSTEGWGKEQFLNSLWVIMALCFFSMIDRGMLFWL, from the coding sequence GTGGCAAAACCCATTATGCAATCTTACTTAAAATTGATAAAACACGGCATTATTCTTGGAAATCTTGTCCCCGTAATTGCTGGGTTTTGTTTAGGATTATCGTTAACCCATACAAGTGATGTGATACTGCTACTTTGGACACTGCTCGGCTTAAGCTTGGTGATTGCTTCTGCCACGATCATCAACAATATTATTGATCAAGATATTGATCAAAAGATGACTCGTACACAAAATCGACCGCTCATTAATGGTGATATCAAACTCTCTCAGGCCATTATTTTAGCTATTTTGAGTGGCTTATGCGGATTTATGATCCTCTATTATAAGGTCAATCTCATTGCCGGGAATTTGGCACTCATTGGCTTTATTGATTATGTATTACTCTACTCCCTTATCTTTAAACGTCACTCATCGTATAGTATTTTGATTGGCAGTATCTCCGGCGCTATTCCCCCTTTAGTCGGGTATGTTGCCGTCTCCGAGCAACTTGATCTTACCATGCTCTATCTCTTTATCATCTTCTCCTCTTGGCAAGTCATTCACTCCTATGCCATCGCGCTCTATCGCCGGGAAGATTATCAAAAAGCGAATATTCCGATGCCACCGCTTTTTATGACTCGTAATCGAATCCAACAACAGATGCTCGGTTATACGTTTATCATGTTCGTGGCAGTATTATTGCTGATCTTTACTACTTTTTATTTCATCATTCCACAGATGGGCGCGATTATTATTATGGTTTATTGGCTTGGTAGCATTATTGCTCCAATTCGCCGATCAACAGAAGGTTGGGGAAAAGAGCAATTTTTAAATTCTCTTTGGGTCATTATGGCGCTCTGCTTCTTTAGTATGATTGATCGTGGAATGCTCTTTTGGCTCTAA
- a CDS encoding 6-phosphofructokinase, with product MAKHIGILTAGGDCQGLNAALRGITLSALREGWKVTGIHDGFVGLAEKSHSELTFKDVYDIAGTGGTILGTGRGGGRARNTEEAVQACVESFHEIGLDALICLGGDGTQRFSSYLHEAGIPVVTLPKTIDNDIAHTDVTFGYDTAVHVSSMALDRLRTTADSHHRLMILEVMGRDAGWLAAGAALAGSADICLIPEIPYSLEAIVSYIRENIRNRRSALLVVAEGAISQENYRLGLTPKKHVEAIKLVDSIPELTGMQSRLTTLGYVSRGGSPTATDRIFATQCGTKAIEFVKEGRFGVMVAEQGRVLVPVPIEEVAGNPRLLPVDHPLIETMKATNICMGI from the coding sequence ATGGCAAAGCATATTGGAATCTTAACTGCCGGCGGCGATTGCCAAGGCCTGAATGCCGCACTTCGTGGTATTACCCTCTCTGCACTCAGAGAAGGATGGAAAGTGACCGGCATTCATGATGGTTTTGTCGGTCTTGCCGAGAAATCCCACAGTGAATTAACATTCAAAGATGTCTATGATATTGCCGGAACAGGCGGCACCATTCTTGGAACCGGTCGTGGTGGTGGTCGTGCTCGCAATACAGAAGAAGCCGTTCAAGCGTGTGTCGAGAGCTTTCATGAAATAGGGTTAGATGCACTGATCTGCTTAGGAGGCGATGGTACACAAAGATTCTCCTCTTATCTTCACGAAGCTGGGATTCCGGTCGTCACACTCCCTAAGACGATCGACAATGATATTGCCCATACAGATGTGACCTTTGGCTACGATACTGCCGTTCATGTCTCTTCAATGGCGCTAGATCGCCTCCGTACTACTGCAGATTCCCATCATCGTTTGATGATTTTAGAAGTCATGGGACGAGATGCCGGTTGGTTAGCTGCCGGTGCCGCATTAGCTGGATCTGCCGATATTTGTCTAATTCCCGAAATTCCCTACTCACTTGAAGCGATTGTCTCTTATATCAGAGAAAATATTCGCAATCGCCGCTCTGCACTGTTAGTAGTTGCGGAAGGAGCCATTTCACAAGAGAATTATCGATTAGGTTTAACCCCGAAAAAACATGTAGAAGCGATAAAACTTGTGGATAGTATTCCTGAATTAACTGGCATGCAATCTCGTTTAACAACCTTAGGTTACGTCAGCCGTGGAGGATCCCCTACGGCAACTGACCGTATCTTTGCAACGCAATGTGGTACTAAAGCAATTGAGTTCGTCAAGGAAGGACGATTCGGTGTCATGGTCGCAGAGCAAGGTCGTGTCCTTGTGCCGGTTCCGATTGAAGAGGTTGCCGGTAATCCTCGTCTTCTACCAGTAGATCACCCATTAATTGAGACGATGAAAGCGACCAATATCTGTATGGGTATCTAA
- the alr gene encoding alanine racemase, with protein MRPLIAYFSETALRNNLAVLKSKSPHSRYCAVVKANAYGHRVENLLPILSRSVDCLAVAMREEADVIRSHGCQLPILLLEGLFSQSEYEIAAKAGYWITISNVRQLEMLKKAQLSLPIDVFVKVDTGMHRLGFKPDEVLSILAALKHIRVVRQITLMTHFATSDEKDSSLFLQQVERMKPLTTLGYPLSLANSAAILTASDTHYHLIRMGISLYGVSPIDGTIGKDFDLQPLLYLESKIIHTMEIQAGESVGYGAKFIAPETMSIGVIACGYADGYPREVSEEAYVLVNGFKAPIIGRPAMDMMMIDLRAVPPENWDLFVEVFGRDIPIEHVARWAGTIPYTILTHVSNRVLFLRQS; from the coding sequence ATGAGACCTTTGATTGCATATTTCTCTGAAACGGCACTACGTAACAATTTAGCTGTTTTAAAATCTAAATCTCCCCATAGTCGTTATTGTGCTGTCGTAAAGGCTAACGCCTATGGGCATCGTGTGGAAAATCTTCTGCCTATTTTGTCGCGATCCGTAGATTGCTTAGCAGTTGCCATGCGGGAAGAAGCTGATGTGATTAGATCCCACGGTTGCCAGCTACCTATACTCTTATTAGAAGGGCTCTTTTCTCAATCTGAGTATGAAATTGCAGCTAAAGCCGGATATTGGATTACTATTAGTAATGTGCGGCAATTAGAGATGCTCAAAAAAGCTCAACTCTCATTACCTATAGACGTATTTGTAAAGGTAGATACAGGAATGCATCGCTTAGGTTTTAAACCTGATGAGGTTCTTTCGATATTAGCAGCCTTAAAGCATATCCGAGTCGTTCGACAAATAACCTTGATGACACATTTCGCAACATCTGATGAAAAAGATTCTTCGCTATTTTTACAGCAAGTTGAGCGTATGAAACCGCTTACAACCCTTGGGTATCCTCTCTCATTAGCGAATTCTGCTGCTATTTTAACAGCTTCTGATACTCACTATCATCTTATCAGAATGGGTATTTCACTCTATGGAGTATCGCCGATCGATGGTACTATTGGAAAAGATTTTGATTTACAACCACTTTTATATTTAGAATCGAAGATTATTCATACAATGGAAATTCAGGCAGGAGAAAGCGTTGGCTACGGTGCTAAGTTTATTGCGCCAGAAACAATGTCGATTGGTGTGATTGCTTGTGGCTATGCAGATGGCTATCCTCGGGAGGTCAGTGAAGAAGCATATGTTTTAGTAAATGGATTCAAAGCACCTATCATAGGCAGACCTGCGATGGATATGATGATGATTGATTTGCGTGCAGTTCCTCCTGAAAATTGGGATCTTTTTGTAGAAGTCTTTGGAAGAGATATTCCTATTGAACATGTTGCACGATGGGCAGGAACAATTCCTTATACTATTTTGACCCATGTCTCGAATCGAGTGCTTTTTCTGAGACAATCTTAG
- a CDS encoding SDR family NAD(P)-dependent oxidoreductase encodes MNILITGASSGFGLEASRLFIQHGHTVIGLARRHDRLMTLKAELGDNFYPLMADMQDLASIKQGIDNLPEPFDQIDVLINNAGLALNLSPAFEADFADWQTMIDVNIRGLSYITHLILPQMVKRNDGYIINVSSTAGTYPYYGSNIYGPTKAFITSFSLNLRADLVGKNIRVTNVEPGLCGETEFSNVRFKGDDAKAEAVYADVDAVTGKEIADILYWLTTQPKHLNVNRIEIMPTMQTFAGLKVVKQSESSS; translated from the coding sequence ATGAATATCTTAATTACCGGCGCATCATCTGGCTTTGGTCTAGAAGCATCCCGTCTATTCATTCAGCATGGGCATACCGTCATTGGCCTTGCTCGCCGACATGATCGTTTAATGACACTAAAAGCTGAATTAGGGGATAATTTCTATCCTTTAATGGCAGATATGCAAGATTTAGCATCGATTAAACAAGGGATTGATAACCTCCCTGAGCCCTTTGACCAGATCGATGTCCTTATCAATAATGCGGGTTTAGCACTTAATTTGTCCCCTGCTTTTGAGGCAGATTTTGCCGATTGGCAAACGATGATCGATGTGAATATTCGCGGATTAAGTTATATTACTCACCTGATTCTTCCACAGATGGTTAAGCGTAATGATGGCTACATTATTAATGTCAGCTCCACTGCCGGCACTTACCCCTATTATGGCTCGAACATCTATGGGCCAACGAAAGCCTTTATCACCAGTTTTTCACTTAACTTACGGGCTGATTTAGTGGGGAAAAATATTCGTGTTACTAATGTAGAACCAGGGCTTTGTGGCGAAACAGAGTTTTCTAATGTCCGCTTTAAAGGCGACGATGCGAAAGCCGAAGCTGTTTATGCGGATGTCGATGCCGTTACCGGAAAAGAGATTGCAGATATTCTCTACTGGCTCACGACACAGCCTAAGCATCTCAATGTGAATCGTATTGAAATTATGCCGACCATGCAGACCTTTGCGGGCTTGAAAGTCGTGAAACAATCTGAATCTTCTTCATAA
- a CDS encoding RidA family protein produces MKKIINTDHAPAAVGPYSQGNALGNLVFTSGQLPLNPETMKFPEGGIKEQAAQALENLKAILQAADADLSTVLKVTCYLDDINDFADFNEVYTDFFGTENAPARSCFEVGALPMGALVEIEAIAYRKED; encoded by the coding sequence ATGAAGAAAATTATTAATACCGATCATGCGCCTGCAGCGGTAGGCCCTTATTCACAAGGTAATGCATTAGGTAACCTTGTCTTCACATCCGGCCAATTACCCTTAAATCCTGAAACCATGAAGTTTCCTGAAGGTGGCATTAAAGAGCAAGCAGCTCAAGCGCTCGAGAATCTCAAGGCGATTTTGCAAGCGGCCGATGCAGATCTTTCAACTGTTCTAAAAGTCACTTGTTATCTTGATGATATCAATGATTTTGCCGATTTTAATGAAGTCTATACCGACTTTTTCGGGACAGAAAATGCACCTGCGCGCTCTTGCTTTGAAGTAGGAGCATTACCAATGGGTGCACTCGTTGAAATCGAAGCAATTGCTTACCGTAAAGAAGATTAA
- a CDS encoding TetR/AcrR family transcriptional regulator, giving the protein MKFDFSTEGSKSRYLEASLKLFAERGYDLVSVRDISREAGTSEAALYKHFKSKEEMALYLFRLILRTYTAEIKRIAEDREKTAIERLQEMQRYTYQLYAAEPESIRFALLSQYKFWPTVEDDLKPHFWMQNVLAEGLETGEIGNKITLLTLVSLYTGLVLEPLIQYHFFKEEHSSWKAFTEEVALSIHKLLAA; this is encoded by the coding sequence ATGAAGTTTGATTTTTCAACAGAGGGGAGTAAATCCCGCTATTTAGAAGCAAGTTTAAAGTTATTTGCAGAACGTGGCTATGACCTAGTCTCGGTGCGTGATATCTCTCGAGAAGCAGGTACTTCAGAGGCTGCACTCTATAAGCATTTTAAGAGCAAAGAGGAGATGGCACTCTATCTCTTTAGATTAATCCTTCGTACATATACTGCCGAAATTAAACGAATTGCTGAAGATCGGGAAAAGACTGCTATTGAACGACTGCAAGAGATGCAACGTTATACTTATCAATTGTATGCCGCTGAGCCTGAAAGTATTCGTTTTGCTCTATTATCGCAATATAAATTTTGGCCTACAGTAGAAGATGATCTTAAACCTCATTTTTGGATGCAAAATGTGTTAGCAGAAGGACTTGAAACTGGAGAGATAGGCAATAAAATCACGCTATTAACGCTAGTATCGCTCTATACAGGATTAGTATTAGAACCGCTTATTCAGTATCACTTCTTTAAAGAAGAACATTCTTCATGGAAAGCGTTTACGGAAGAAGTCGCTTTAAGTATCCATAAGTTGTTAGCCGCTTAA
- a CDS encoding IS5 family transposase: MSRTMLTDKLWLKLKPILLDLNIYDKPNLRNIVEGILFRMRTGVPWRDIPEQFGRPNTIFKTFSRWSKNNKLLKLFKKLSQDVDYEWLFIDATHIRAHQHSTGATADNPQAISKSVGGNSSKIHMIVDACGNPCEFIVTDGTTHDIKVAPELLSRVHLNTTDYVSADKGYDSESFREDIINQGAKAIIPKKRNTLTNNNHMDWHIYKTRHLVENAFARLKHFRSIATRYDKLKQHYENNVALACAYIWLKL, from the coding sequence ATGTCTCGAACCATGCTTACAGATAAACTATGGCTGAAACTGAAGCCTATTCTCCTAGATTTGAATATCTATGACAAACCAAATTTAAGAAATATCGTTGAGGGTATTCTATTTAGAATGAGAACAGGTGTTCCTTGGAGGGATATTCCTGAGCAATTTGGGCGACCTAATACTATTTTTAAAACTTTTAGTCGTTGGTCTAAAAATAACAAGCTCTTGAAATTATTTAAAAAACTATCACAAGATGTTGACTATGAATGGCTGTTTATAGATGCAACTCACATTAGAGCTCACCAGCATAGCACAGGAGCAACCGCAGATAATCCTCAAGCAATATCTAAAAGTGTTGGTGGAAATAGTTCAAAAATTCATATGATCGTAGATGCTTGCGGTAATCCCTGTGAATTTATCGTAACAGATGGAACGACCCACGATATCAAGGTCGCTCCAGAGCTACTTAGCAGGGTTCATTTAAATACGACAGATTACGTTAGTGCAGATAAAGGTTATGATTCTGAGAGTTTTAGAGAAGATATTATAAATCAAGGAGCTAAAGCTATTATTCCTAAAAAGAGGAATACTCTTACGAATAATAATCATATGGACTGGCATATTTATAAAACTCGGCATTTAGTGGAGAATGCATTTGCAAGGCTGAAACATTTTAGAAGTATAGCAACAAGATATGACAAGCTAAAACAACATTATGAAAACAACGTTGCTTTAGCTTGTGCCTATATTTGGCTGAAGTTATGA